A single genomic interval of Halogeometricum sp. S3BR5-2 harbors:
- a CDS encoding transcription initiation factor IIB has translation MYLDSPSYAAVPTDQCTVSDQRIDVVDESPSNERDCCPECDDVPLVSDDTETYCPDCGLIVEDAGLDHGPEWTPYDEAERRRVGSPVTPMRHDWGVSAEIGLFRDGHGRELSAATRARLHRLRRWNRRARFESKADQNLAHGLGEIRRIGGALDLAEGIQEEASQLFREAQSDDLIRGRSLESMASAAVYAVCRRRRLPRFLDEVAEAARVDRGKVRLAYGVLNRELSLRIPPAMPADFLPRLASSVEVSEQVRERSAQLCDSDAVIDLANGRKPAGVAAGCLYFAGRELEGFGAVTQEQLATAARISEVSLQHVWQALQDRELPVWSAESSNSSTEIERGLP, from the coding sequence ATGTACCTCGATTCACCCAGCTACGCCGCCGTCCCGACCGACCAGTGTACCGTTTCCGACCAGCGTATCGACGTCGTCGACGAATCGCCTTCGAACGAGCGTGACTGCTGTCCCGAGTGCGATGATGTGCCGCTCGTCAGCGACGACACCGAGACGTACTGTCCCGATTGCGGTCTAATCGTGGAGGATGCCGGCCTCGACCACGGTCCGGAGTGGACGCCCTACGATGAAGCGGAGCGGCGACGGGTTGGCAGCCCGGTAACGCCGATGCGTCACGACTGGGGCGTCTCTGCCGAGATCGGCTTGTTCCGAGACGGACACGGTCGCGAGCTTTCGGCTGCGACTCGGGCCCGCCTGCATCGACTCCGCCGCTGGAATCGACGAGCACGCTTCGAGAGTAAAGCTGACCAGAATCTCGCGCACGGACTCGGTGAGATTCGTCGGATCGGCGGGGCGCTCGACCTCGCAGAGGGTATCCAGGAGGAGGCGAGTCAGCTGTTTCGCGAGGCACAGTCCGATGATCTGATTCGGGGTCGGTCCCTCGAATCGATGGCGAGTGCGGCGGTGTACGCAGTGTGTCGCCGCCGTCGACTGCCACGCTTTCTCGATGAAGTCGCTGAGGCGGCTCGGGTCGACCGCGGCAAGGTTCGGCTGGCGTATGGGGTGCTCAATCGCGAGCTGTCGCTACGGATTCCACCGGCTATGCCTGCGGACTTTCTCCCGCGACTTGCCAGTTCGGTCGAGGTGTCGGAGCAGGTTCGAGAGCGATCGGCGCAATTGTGCGATTCGGATGCAGTCATCGACCTCGCGAACGGACGCAAACCCGCCGGTGTCGCTGCTGGCTGTCTCTACTTCGCCGGTCGTGAACTGGAGGGATTCGGCGCTGTAACGCAAGAGCAACTTGCCACGGCCGCTCGTATCTCAGAGGTCAGTCTCCAGCACGTCTGGCAGGCTCTCCAGGATCGAGAGTTACCGGTCTGGTCCGCTGAGTCCTCCAATTCTTCAACTGAGATCGAACGGGGGCTTCCATGA
- a CDS encoding winged helix-turn-helix domain-containing protein, which produces MLTKAGLAVLDALSAGRTATPSELAGETEYSQPHLYEILDELQSEGLVTETRESHNQRRVRATDHPVVEAYRDLRSKLGHVDWIEVLSPATLRVCWYLDEPRRASEIAERLGITRQGVHNALSPLKHRAMLSPSGPEYALSEDLSPLLEFARAVVRHDHRSRVREIAPSATVEWCDPKRALVRVQTPDDTTALQSATEWQLTGLAKFQEYGLQFFLVGEPAFWYAPEEELTPADVVCHTLVLDSGSRRVSYSMLLIEKLDIDQETLTETARWYDLETTVTALYRPLRGEFDASNNFPVFLPSESEFMALKEQYEVS; this is translated from the coding sequence ATGCTCACCAAGGCCGGACTCGCTGTTCTGGACGCACTGAGTGCTGGCCGGACAGCAACTCCGTCTGAGCTCGCAGGAGAGACTGAGTATTCACAACCCCATCTCTATGAGATACTAGACGAGCTGCAGTCCGAGGGTTTGGTGACCGAAACCCGAGAATCTCACAATCAGCGTCGTGTTCGGGCGACTGACCACCCGGTCGTCGAAGCGTATCGAGATCTTCGGTCGAAGCTCGGCCACGTTGACTGGATTGAGGTTCTTTCGCCCGCTACGCTCCGGGTGTGCTGGTATCTCGACGAACCGCGCCGCGCCTCCGAAATTGCAGAACGACTCGGGATTACTCGCCAGGGCGTTCACAATGCATTGTCGCCACTCAAGCATCGAGCGATGCTGTCGCCGTCCGGTCCCGAGTACGCGTTGAGCGAAGACCTCTCGCCGCTGCTCGAGTTCGCTCGTGCCGTCGTACGCCACGACCACCGATCGCGGGTTCGGGAGATTGCCCCGAGTGCGACCGTTGAGTGGTGCGACCCGAAGCGGGCGCTCGTCCGTGTACAGACGCCCGATGATACGACCGCACTGCAGTCAGCCACTGAGTGGCAGTTGACTGGGCTCGCCAAATTTCAAGAATACGGCCTCCAATTCTTCCTCGTTGGCGAACCCGCGTTCTGGTATGCTCCCGAGGAAGAACTCACGCCCGCCGACGTGGTATGCCACACCCTCGTCCTCGACAGTGGTTCGCGCCGTGTCAGTTATTCCATGCTATTGATCGAGAAGCTGGATATCGACCAAGAGACGCTCACAGAAACCGCACGATGGTACGACCTGGAGACAACGGTGACTGCATTGTACCGGCCGCTTCGTGGAGAGTTCGATGCCTCGAACAACTTCCCTGTCTTCCTCCCGAGTGAATCAGAATTTATGGCCCTCAAAGAGCAGTACGAGGTATCATGA
- the mntA gene encoding type VII toxin-antitoxin system MntA family adenylyltransferase antitoxin, whose translation MGQSASDLPSGVREAVITRLEEAPVSLALLFGSYATGHATTGSDVDIAVEYDETLEDVTDTHLSLVADLTRILGRDDLDVVRLTSVDPRVAVEALDYGQLLVGTAEEATQLRTRLEAARQTQDELVQSRIENAERKIERRLQRREHG comes from the coding sequence ATGGGACAGTCAGCCAGCGATTTGCCATCGGGGGTTCGCGAGGCCGTGATTACACGGCTCGAAGAGGCTCCTGTATCGCTTGCGCTGCTGTTCGGGTCGTATGCGACCGGTCATGCCACCACAGGGAGCGACGTCGACATCGCTGTCGAATACGACGAAACACTCGAAGACGTCACGGACACCCACCTCTCGCTCGTCGCCGATCTCACACGGATTCTCGGTCGAGATGACCTAGACGTGGTGCGACTCACATCCGTTGATCCCCGAGTCGCAGTCGAAGCTCTTGACTACGGGCAGCTGCTCGTTGGCACAGCCGAGGAGGCTACTCAGCTTCGTACTCGGCTCGAAGCCGCTCGCCAAACGCAAGACGAACTCGTTCAGAGTCGTATCGAGAACGCGGAACGCAAGATCGAGCGTCGTCTTCAGCGCCGCGAGCATGGTTGA
- the hepT gene encoding type VII toxin-antitoxin system HepT family RNase toxin: MVDERARLREMLAELEEYLDGLRDKQGVPKERFETDDDLQDIVERRLEKATQTCIDIARLIGRLEGRNLNEVTNAGVFVALVDLDVLPPSHRQEFIDIGGLRNVLAHRYRHIDTGEIYEVYHDLNRLERFSEAIYRYLHEDAD, from the coding sequence ATGGTTGACGAGCGGGCTCGGCTCCGTGAAATGCTCGCGGAGCTTGAGGAGTACCTCGATGGACTTCGCGACAAGCAGGGTGTCCCAAAGGAGCGCTTCGAGACTGATGACGACCTCCAAGATATCGTCGAACGACGTCTTGAGAAAGCTACCCAGACATGCATTGACATCGCCCGGCTAATCGGTCGCCTCGAAGGACGCAATCTCAATGAAGTAACAAATGCAGGGGTATTCGTTGCGCTCGTCGACCTTGACGTGCTTCCACCGTCGCACCGTCAGGAATTCATCGATATCGGTGGCCTCCGGAATGTTCTCGCCCACCGCTACCGGCACATCGATACCGGAGAGATCTATGAGGTCTATCACGACCTCAATCGTCTCGAACGATTTTCCGAAGCGATCTATCGCTATCTACACGAAGATGCGGACTAA
- a CDS encoding DNA polymerase sliding clamp, whose product MSTEPILESADTDDTDDSTVNSSATSQQDDPTTDQSSDDETSPASEQDETDEPTSTGPPETFRAAIQSEPLKNILRALRATVDEARVNIDESGIRVRAVDPANVAMDDLDLSASAFESFEATPGVIGIDLDRLWDAVSLANKGDLVQLHLDTESRKLVVAVTGLEFQMACLDPATIRSEPTLPELELPASVTVDRDTLRQGVKAADLVADHVGFRMDPEEEVFRIDAEGDTDSVDFGIDADDWEAVTLAEASSLFSLDYMKRIVRTIPKGESVTVDFGTEFPAMLSHDIADGNGSIVRMLAPRIET is encoded by the coding sequence ATGAGTACAGAACCAATCCTCGAGAGTGCTGACACCGACGATACTGATGACTCTACCGTCAATTCGTCGGCGACCAGTCAGCAAGACGATCCGACTACTGACCAGTCCTCGGATGATGAGACATCACCGGCATCCGAACAGGACGAGACGGACGAGCCGACGTCCACAGGTCCGCCGGAGACGTTCCGGGCGGCGATCCAGTCGGAGCCACTGAAGAACATTCTGCGAGCACTCAGGGCGACTGTCGACGAGGCTCGCGTGAATATCGACGAGTCGGGCATCCGCGTCCGAGCGGTCGACCCCGCGAACGTCGCGATGGACGACCTCGATCTCTCGGCGAGCGCCTTCGAGTCATTCGAAGCGACTCCCGGCGTCATCGGAATCGACCTCGACCGGCTCTGGGATGCGGTCTCGCTCGCAAACAAAGGTGACCTCGTCCAACTTCACCTCGACACGGAGAGCCGGAAGCTGGTCGTGGCCGTCACTGGCCTCGAGTTCCAGATGGCCTGTCTGGATCCGGCGACGATTCGGTCGGAACCGACGCTTCCCGAGCTGGAGCTACCAGCGAGCGTCACCGTCGACCGCGACACGCTCCGCCAGGGGGTGAAAGCGGCCGATCTGGTTGCTGACCACGTCGGCTTCCGAATGGACCCCGAGGAGGAAGTGTTCCGGATCGATGCCGAGGGCGACACGGATAGCGTCGACTTCGGGATCGATGCTGACGACTGGGAGGCGGTCACCCTCGCGGAGGCGTCCTCGCTGTTCAGCCTGGACTACATGAAGCGAATCGTGCGAACGATTCCAAAGGGAGAGAGCGTGACGGTAGACTTCGGGACTGAATTCCCCGCCATG